In Acaryochloris marina S15, a single genomic region encodes these proteins:
- a CDS encoding ABC transporter substrate-binding protein has product MKRRNFLSLCLVFFCSLLLTVSCSSSPETTTDSSVGSGEPVVIGYSNWAGWWPWAIAEQEGLFEKNKANIKLKWFDNYTTSMEALAAGQLDGNCQTLNDTISFAGSATKGEVAVLVNDNSAGNDKIIVTADINSIQDLKGKKVAVEEGVVDDFLLTLALEENGMKRDDVEIVGLETGKAVTAFVAGKVDAVGAFPPFWATALKREGSKELISSKEFPGAIPDLLVVTQDLVDNRPDQVQALVDTWFDILAFIDKNPQKADEIMAKRAGVSLEEMKQFKEGTRFFSLEDNLEAFSDGEDMKHMPFAAKRMAKFMVDVEFIKEAPDLTQVLDDQFVKAYQAKQA; this is encoded by the coding sequence ATGAAGCGAAGAAATTTTCTATCCTTATGTTTGGTATTTTTCTGCAGTTTGCTGCTGACCGTCAGCTGTAGCTCCTCACCCGAGACGACAACCGACTCTTCTGTCGGCTCAGGGGAGCCAGTTGTGATTGGTTACAGTAACTGGGCGGGTTGGTGGCCTTGGGCCATTGCCGAGCAAGAAGGGCTATTTGAAAAAAATAAGGCCAATATCAAACTCAAATGGTTTGATAATTACACCACTTCAATGGAAGCCCTGGCAGCGGGTCAATTAGACGGCAATTGCCAAACCCTCAACGATACGATTTCCTTTGCCGGCAGTGCCACCAAGGGAGAAGTCGCGGTCCTAGTCAATGACAACTCTGCTGGTAATGACAAGATTATCGTTACGGCCGATATTAATAGTATTCAAGACTTGAAAGGTAAGAAAGTTGCCGTTGAAGAAGGAGTAGTGGACGACTTTTTGTTGACCTTAGCCTTGGAAGAAAACGGCATGAAGCGAGACGATGTGGAGATCGTGGGCTTGGAAACGGGTAAGGCCGTGACTGCTTTTGTGGCAGGTAAAGTGGATGCAGTCGGGGCATTTCCCCCGTTCTGGGCAACAGCGTTAAAGCGGGAAGGCAGTAAAGAGCTGATCTCGTCCAAAGAGTTTCCGGGTGCCATTCCAGACTTGCTCGTGGTGACCCAAGATTTAGTGGATAATCGCCCCGATCAAGTGCAGGCCCTGGTAGATACTTGGTTTGATATCTTAGCCTTCATAGATAAAAATCCCCAAAAGGCTGATGAAATTATGGCGAAGCGGGCCGGGGTCTCTCTGGAAGAGATGAAGCAATTCAAAGAAGGAACGCGCTTCTTCTCCCTAGAAGATAATCTGGAAGCATTTTCGGATGGTGAAGACATGAAGCATATGCCCTTTGCTGCCAAACGGATGGCTAAGTTTATGGTGGATGTCGAATTCATTAAAGAAGCACCGGATTTAACCCAAGTGCTGGATGACCAGTTTGTTAAGGCCTATCAAGCCAAGCAAGCATAG